Proteins from a genomic interval of Nasonia vitripennis strain AsymCx chromosome 3, Nvit_psr_1.1, whole genome shotgun sequence:
- the LOC100122683 gene encoding lysophospholipid acyltransferase 1 isoform X1, translating into MQRRGRSGNSRDVLSFYAYQLIIQSFFKLESGFIFQFRVNFLITQFTALALAGLLRSSLNPVAASPASRHAFGLVIGLVLGYFSFGKQAIHLAGLPALCYVAMRVLDPHHMQRVVLAVALIYLSCIHFHRQLYDYGSYTLDITGPLMVITQKVTSLAYSVHDGLTRKEDELTPSQRHHAVHKMPTALEYFSYVFHFQALMAGPIIFYRDYIDFIHGRGQKLLKGTYDEQIGQVNEIVLEPSPRLVVIKKVVASLLCALIFVTMLPSYPMQKIKDDDFLYNTSMLYKYWYLTIATMLIRFKYYHAWLFADAICNNSGLGFNGYNEDGTARWDLISNVDAFKFETALSLRDSIEAWNKGTNRWLRMIVYERVERNKTVFTYALSALWHGFYPGYYLTFAGGAFFTFASRAVRRHIRPYFLTSKTKKVFYDALTLVTTRFVLAYITFSFILLEFRPSINLYLNMYLAPHLFGLSAILVLPMLPRTREAGGSKAKHEKASAAASHSNGHVHKDK; encoded by the exons ATGCAGAGACGCGGAAGAAGTGGGAACTCCCGCGATGTTCTTTCATTCTATGCTTATCAATTAATCATACAGTCTTTCTTCAAACTGGAATCGgggtttatttttcaattcagA GTAAACTTCCTAATAACCCAATTCACGGCATTGGCATTGGCTGGATTACTGAGGTCGTCGTTAAATCCAGTGGCCGCCTCTCCGGCTAGCCGACACGCCTTTGGTCTCGTGATTGGCCTTGTCCTTGGCTACTTCAGTTTTGGCAA gcAAGCCATACACTTGGCAGGACTTCCGGCGCTATGCTACGTAGCCATGCGAGTGCTGGACCCTCATCACATGCAGAG AGTGGTCCTTGCAGTTGCGCTGATTTATCTGTCGTGCATACACTTTCATCGTCAATTGTATGATTACGGCTCTTACACTCTCGATATTACTG GTCCACTGATGGTAATTACTCAAAAAGTTACGAGCCTGGCATATAGCGTGCACGATGGGCTAACGCGTAAGGAGGACGAACTGACGCCTTCGCAACGTCATCATGCCGTGCA CAAAATGCCGACTGCGCTGGAGTATTTCAGTTATGTCTTCCACTTTCAAGCTCTTATGGCAGGTCCAATCATTTTTTACCGCGATTACATCGATTTCATTCACGGGCGTGGACAAAAGTTGCTAAAG GGTACCTATGATGAGCAAATTGGTCAAGTAAATGAAATAGTGCTGGAGCCATCGCCACGATTAGTTGTGATAAAGAAAGTTGTCGCAAGTCTACTATGTGCATTAATATTTGTGACAATGCTTCCATCGTATCCGATGCAAAAGATCAAAG ACGATGACTTCCTCTACAACACCTCAATGCTTTACAAATATTGGTACCTGACGATAGCGACAATGCTGATTCGCTTTAAGTATTATCACGCGTGGCTTTTCGCTGATGCTATTTGTAACAATTCCGGTTTGGGATTTAATGGCTACAACGAAGATGGCACGGCCCGTTGGGATCTTATTTCTAACGTAGATGCCTTCAAGTTTGAG ACTGCACTAAGCTTGAGAGATAGTATTGAGGCTTGGAACAAGGGAACAAATCGATGGTTAAGAATGATAGTCTATGAAAGAGTTGAACGGAATAAAACCGTTTTCACCTATGCCCTTTCCGCTTTATGGCACGGTTTCTATCCTGGATATTACCTCACCTTTGCAGGCGGAGCCTTCTTCACATTTGCCTCTCGAGCT GTTCGTCGACACATAAGACCGTATTTTCTTACCTCAAAGACAAAGAAAGTATTTTATGACGCGCTTACCTTGGTCACAACTCGATTCGTACTGGCATACATAACATTTAGCTTCATCCTCCTCGAGTTCAGACCAAGTATCAACTTGTACCT GAACATGTACCTCGCACCGCATTTGTTCGGCCTGTCGGCTATCCTCGTGCTGCCCATGTTACCAAGGACACGCGAAGCCGGCGGCTCCAAAGCCAAGCACGAGAAAGCATCGGCTGCGGCCTCTCACAGCAACGGACACGTGCACAAAGACAAGTAG
- the LOC100122694 gene encoding hymenoptaecin-1 isoform 1 precursor (isoform 1 precursor is encoded by transcript variant 1), which translates to MKLSIAVVSLFCIVACAHATFAPTRPGQPSFPYPGTRGGWPPRSTGPTFPRPPQQPINHRFRREASPTFAPTRPGQPSFPYPGTGGGWPPRSTGPTFPRPPQQPFNHRFRREARPQQNSISLEGVKPLSGPNRQPSLDLNYNHRIFEDHRGNLDAYGGANWAPGRLSPHAGLKFERNYGNGFIGGHGQVQPGPGGRMDPSIGIHGGFRF; encoded by the exons ATGAAGCTTTCGATTGCTGTTGTCTCGCTGTTTTGCATCGTCGCATGCGCCCACGCAACTTTTGCACCCACTAGACCTGGGCAGCCATCATTTCCTTATCCTGGTACTAGAGGAGGATGGCCCCCAAGATCTACAGGACCAACTTTCCCTCGCCCTCCCCAACAGCCC ATTAATCATCGATTTCGTCGGGAGGCAAGCCCGACTTTTGCACCCACTAGACCTGGGCAGCCATCATTTCCTTATCCTGGTACTGGAGGAGGGTGGCCCCCAAGATCTACAGGACCGACTTTCCCTCGCCCTCCCCAACAGCCC TTCAATCATCGTTTTCGTCGGGAGGCAAGGCCGCAGCAAAACTCCATCAGTCTTGAGGGCGTTAAACCTCTGAGTGGACCAAATCGCCAGCCCTCCCTTGATCTTAACTACAACCATCGAATCTTTGAGGACCATCGCGGCAACCTTGATGCCTACGGGGGCGCGAACTGGGCGCCTGGCCGACTAAGCCCACACGCGGGACTCAAATTCGAAAGGAACTATGGAAATGGCTTTATTGGTGGCCATGGTCAAGTGCAGCCGGGACCTGGAGGTCGCATGGATCCCTCGATCGGCATTCATGGTGGATTCcgattttga
- the LOC100122683 gene encoding lysophospholipid acyltransferase 1 isoform X3 has product MRVLDPHHMQRVVLAVALIYLSCIHFHRQLYDYGSYTLDITGPLMVITQKVTSLAYSVHDGLTRKEDELTPSQRHHAVHKMPTALEYFSYVFHFQALMAGPIIFYRDYIDFIHGRGQKLLKGTYDEQIGQVNEIVLEPSPRLVVIKKVVASLLCALIFVTMLPSYPMQKIKDDDFLYNTSMLYKYWYLTIATMLIRFKYYHAWLFADAICNNSGLGFNGYNEDGTARWDLISNVDAFKFETALSLRDSIEAWNKGTNRWLRMIVYERVERNKTVFTYALSALWHGFYPGYYLTFAGGAFFTFASRAVRRHIRPYFLTSKTKKVFYDALTLVTTRFVLAYITFSFILLEFRPSINLYLNMYLAPHLFGLSAILVLPMLPRTREAGGSKAKHEKASAAASHSNGHVHKDK; this is encoded by the exons ATGCGAGTGCTGGACCCTCATCACATGCAGAG AGTGGTCCTTGCAGTTGCGCTGATTTATCTGTCGTGCATACACTTTCATCGTCAATTGTATGATTACGGCTCTTACACTCTCGATATTACTG GTCCACTGATGGTAATTACTCAAAAAGTTACGAGCCTGGCATATAGCGTGCACGATGGGCTAACGCGTAAGGAGGACGAACTGACGCCTTCGCAACGTCATCATGCCGTGCA CAAAATGCCGACTGCGCTGGAGTATTTCAGTTATGTCTTCCACTTTCAAGCTCTTATGGCAGGTCCAATCATTTTTTACCGCGATTACATCGATTTCATTCACGGGCGTGGACAAAAGTTGCTAAAG GGTACCTATGATGAGCAAATTGGTCAAGTAAATGAAATAGTGCTGGAGCCATCGCCACGATTAGTTGTGATAAAGAAAGTTGTCGCAAGTCTACTATGTGCATTAATATTTGTGACAATGCTTCCATCGTATCCGATGCAAAAGATCAAAG ACGATGACTTCCTCTACAACACCTCAATGCTTTACAAATATTGGTACCTGACGATAGCGACAATGCTGATTCGCTTTAAGTATTATCACGCGTGGCTTTTCGCTGATGCTATTTGTAACAATTCCGGTTTGGGATTTAATGGCTACAACGAAGATGGCACGGCCCGTTGGGATCTTATTTCTAACGTAGATGCCTTCAAGTTTGAG ACTGCACTAAGCTTGAGAGATAGTATTGAGGCTTGGAACAAGGGAACAAATCGATGGTTAAGAATGATAGTCTATGAAAGAGTTGAACGGAATAAAACCGTTTTCACCTATGCCCTTTCCGCTTTATGGCACGGTTTCTATCCTGGATATTACCTCACCTTTGCAGGCGGAGCCTTCTTCACATTTGCCTCTCGAGCT GTTCGTCGACACATAAGACCGTATTTTCTTACCTCAAAGACAAAGAAAGTATTTTATGACGCGCTTACCTTGGTCACAACTCGATTCGTACTGGCATACATAACATTTAGCTTCATCCTCCTCGAGTTCAGACCAAGTATCAACTTGTACCT GAACATGTACCTCGCACCGCATTTGTTCGGCCTGTCGGCTATCCTCGTGCTGCCCATGTTACCAAGGACACGCGAAGCCGGCGGCTCCAAAGCCAAGCACGAGAAAGCATCGGCTGCGGCCTCTCACAGCAACGGACACGTGCACAAAGACAAGTAG
- the LOC100122694 gene encoding hymenoptaecin-1 isoform 2 precursor (isoform 2 precursor is encoded by transcript variant 2): MKLSIAVVSLFCIVACAHATFAPTRPGQPSFPYPGTRGGWPPRSTGPTFPRPPQQPFNHRFRREARPQQNSISLEGVKPLSGPNRQPSLDLNYNHRIFEDHRGNLDAYGGANWAPGRLSPHAGLKFERNYGNGFIGGHGQVQPGPGGRMDPSIGIHGGFRF, translated from the exons ATGAAGCTTTCGATTGCTGTTGTCTCGCTGTTTTGCATCGTCGCATGCGCCCACGCAACTTTTGCACCCACTAGACCTGGGCAGCCATCATTTCCTTATCCTGGTACTAGAGGAGGATGGCCCCCAAGATCTACAGGACCAACTTTCCCTCGCCCTCCCCAACAGCCC TTCAATCATCGTTTTCGTCGGGAGGCAAGGCCGCAGCAAAACTCCATCAGTCTTGAGGGCGTTAAACCTCTGAGTGGACCAAATCGCCAGCCCTCCCTTGATCTTAACTACAACCATCGAATCTTTGAGGACCATCGCGGCAACCTTGATGCCTACGGGGGCGCGAACTGGGCGCCTGGCCGACTAAGCCCACACGCGGGACTCAAATTCGAAAGGAACTATGGAAATGGCTTTATTGGTGGCCATGGTCAAGTGCAGCCGGGACCTGGAGGTCGCATGGATCCCTCGATCGGCATTCATGGTGGATTCcgattttga
- the LOC100122683 gene encoding lysophospholipid acyltransferase 1 isoform X2 has translation MAANEDVYYNGFRTFSWLSELTGLPIDQVNFLITQFTALALAGLLRSSLNPVAASPASRHAFGLVIGLVLGYFSFGKQAIHLAGLPALCYVAMRVLDPHHMQRVVLAVALIYLSCIHFHRQLYDYGSYTLDITGPLMVITQKVTSLAYSVHDGLTRKEDELTPSQRHHAVHKMPTALEYFSYVFHFQALMAGPIIFYRDYIDFIHGRGQKLLKGTYDEQIGQVNEIVLEPSPRLVVIKKVVASLLCALIFVTMLPSYPMQKIKDDDFLYNTSMLYKYWYLTIATMLIRFKYYHAWLFADAICNNSGLGFNGYNEDGTARWDLISNVDAFKFETALSLRDSIEAWNKGTNRWLRMIVYERVERNKTVFTYALSALWHGFYPGYYLTFAGGAFFTFASRAVRRHIRPYFLTSKTKKVFYDALTLVTTRFVLAYITFSFILLEFRPSINLYLNMYLAPHLFGLSAILVLPMLPRTREAGGSKAKHEKASAAASHSNGHVHKDK, from the exons ATGGCAGCCAACGAGGACGTCTACTACAATGGCTTTCGGACCTTCAGCTGGTTATCCGAGCTCACCGGCCTCCCTATCGACCAA GTAAACTTCCTAATAACCCAATTCACGGCATTGGCATTGGCTGGATTACTGAGGTCGTCGTTAAATCCAGTGGCCGCCTCTCCGGCTAGCCGACACGCCTTTGGTCTCGTGATTGGCCTTGTCCTTGGCTACTTCAGTTTTGGCAA gcAAGCCATACACTTGGCAGGACTTCCGGCGCTATGCTACGTAGCCATGCGAGTGCTGGACCCTCATCACATGCAGAG AGTGGTCCTTGCAGTTGCGCTGATTTATCTGTCGTGCATACACTTTCATCGTCAATTGTATGATTACGGCTCTTACACTCTCGATATTACTG GTCCACTGATGGTAATTACTCAAAAAGTTACGAGCCTGGCATATAGCGTGCACGATGGGCTAACGCGTAAGGAGGACGAACTGACGCCTTCGCAACGTCATCATGCCGTGCA CAAAATGCCGACTGCGCTGGAGTATTTCAGTTATGTCTTCCACTTTCAAGCTCTTATGGCAGGTCCAATCATTTTTTACCGCGATTACATCGATTTCATTCACGGGCGTGGACAAAAGTTGCTAAAG GGTACCTATGATGAGCAAATTGGTCAAGTAAATGAAATAGTGCTGGAGCCATCGCCACGATTAGTTGTGATAAAGAAAGTTGTCGCAAGTCTACTATGTGCATTAATATTTGTGACAATGCTTCCATCGTATCCGATGCAAAAGATCAAAG ACGATGACTTCCTCTACAACACCTCAATGCTTTACAAATATTGGTACCTGACGATAGCGACAATGCTGATTCGCTTTAAGTATTATCACGCGTGGCTTTTCGCTGATGCTATTTGTAACAATTCCGGTTTGGGATTTAATGGCTACAACGAAGATGGCACGGCCCGTTGGGATCTTATTTCTAACGTAGATGCCTTCAAGTTTGAG ACTGCACTAAGCTTGAGAGATAGTATTGAGGCTTGGAACAAGGGAACAAATCGATGGTTAAGAATGATAGTCTATGAAAGAGTTGAACGGAATAAAACCGTTTTCACCTATGCCCTTTCCGCTTTATGGCACGGTTTCTATCCTGGATATTACCTCACCTTTGCAGGCGGAGCCTTCTTCACATTTGCCTCTCGAGCT GTTCGTCGACACATAAGACCGTATTTTCTTACCTCAAAGACAAAGAAAGTATTTTATGACGCGCTTACCTTGGTCACAACTCGATTCGTACTGGCATACATAACATTTAGCTTCATCCTCCTCGAGTTCAGACCAAGTATCAACTTGTACCT GAACATGTACCTCGCACCGCATTTGTTCGGCCTGTCGGCTATCCTCGTGCTGCCCATGTTACCAAGGACACGCGAAGCCGGCGGCTCCAAAGCCAAGCACGAGAAAGCATCGGCTGCGGCCTCTCACAGCAACGGACACGTGCACAAAGACAAGTAG
- the LOC116416940 gene encoding hymenoptaecin translates to MKLLIAAVSLFCIVACAHATFAPTRPGQPSFPYPGTGGGWPPRSTGRTFPRPPQKPFNHRFRREARPQHNSISLEGVKPLSGPNRQPSLDLNYNHRIFEDHRGNLDAYGGANWAPGQLSPHAGLKFERNYGNGFIGGHGQVQPGPGGRMDPSFGIHGGFRF, encoded by the exons ATGAAGCTTTTAATTGCTGCTGTGTCGCTGTTTTGCATCGTCGCATGTGCCCATGCGACTTTTGCACCCACTAGACCTGGGCAGCCATCATTTCCTTATCCTGGTACTGGAGGAGGGTGGCCCCCAAGATCTACAGGACGAACTTTCCCTCGCCCTCCCCAAAAGCCC TTCAATCATCGTTTTCGTCGGGAGGCAAGGCCACAGCACAACTCCATCAGTCTTGAGGGCGTTAAACCTCTGAGTGGACCAAACCGCCAGCCCTCCCTTGACCTCAACTACAACCATCGAATCTTTGAGGACCATCGCGGCAACCTTGATGCCTACGGAGGCGCGAACTGGGCGCCTGGCCAACTAAGCCCACACGCGGGACTCAAATTCGAAAGAAACTATGGAAATGGCTTTATTGGTGGCCATGGTCAAGTGCAGCCGGGACCTGGAGGTCGCATGGATCCCTCGTTCGGCATTCATGGCGGATTCCGATTTTAA